In Dyadobacter sp. NIV53, a single window of DNA contains:
- a CDS encoding M4 family metallopeptidase: MKWKIFTLLLLICNAASFAGDIAKDEINAFAAKTGAVPTIDKATNSLSFLRFPVGRSLQLTGATPEEKTRFFLKKNAGLFGLHPDRDTYVTKASKKDGYGLEHVEVQQYFQGVPVFEGILKFHFGKSAGLSSLNGNFIPVTKLNTIPAVSMKEAADEAIRLVTGQRHANFKIPLKVIKSTLYVFQKGLAQGYQGVKYLVYEIEVRNDADIREFLYIDAHSKALIEQFTGMHQIHRTLYEEDTEPGNKTWEEGDPLPGTLDEWQESEVKSAGHIYNLMKNAFGHTSYNNGDAPMITINNSPNIDCPDANWNGVVTNFCTGIASDDIVAHEWAHAYTEYTSGLVYAWQPGAINESYSDIWGETVDQLNRFMDEDESSELRTDCGSSARWEVGEKSFEFEASGRDMWNPNCKSAPGKITDPLYWCASTRDGGVHVNSGVLNHAYALLVDGGQYNGQTIRGLGLTKAAHIFWHAQANYMTKTTDFAAQADILEASLADLMGVGLNRLSTDLIPGGLSGEVITADDARELSKVIAAVELRTNNNCNFQTILQPLAAICIGGSRTNSFFMKILKPEWQIGKWEMRVVKALGHPVTGCWMLPLPEEEPATLFMELIIPEEIAVLIFKTAL; the protein is encoded by the coding sequence ATGAAATGGAAAATATTTACCCTCTTACTTCTTATATGCAACGCGGCTTCTTTTGCCGGAGATATTGCTAAAGATGAGATTAATGCGTTTGCTGCCAAGACCGGCGCCGTTCCTACCATTGATAAAGCAACTAATTCATTAAGCTTTTTACGGTTTCCAGTCGGACGATCCTTACAGCTTACGGGTGCTACACCGGAGGAAAAAACCCGTTTCTTTCTGAAAAAAAATGCAGGATTGTTTGGCCTTCATCCAGACAGGGATACCTATGTCACGAAAGCAAGCAAAAAGGATGGCTATGGGCTGGAGCACGTGGAGGTACAGCAATATTTTCAGGGTGTACCGGTTTTTGAAGGTATTTTAAAATTTCATTTTGGTAAAAGTGCCGGGCTTTCCTCCCTGAACGGCAATTTTATACCAGTCACTAAACTGAACACTATTCCCGCTGTTTCTATGAAAGAAGCGGCTGATGAGGCGATCAGGCTGGTGACCGGGCAAAGGCATGCCAATTTTAAAATCCCTTTGAAAGTGATCAAATCTACTTTGTACGTATTTCAGAAGGGCCTGGCGCAAGGTTATCAGGGCGTCAAGTATCTGGTGTACGAAATCGAAGTACGTAACGATGCAGATATTCGTGAGTTTTTATACATAGATGCACACTCAAAAGCCCTGATTGAACAATTTACAGGTATGCATCAGATCCATCGCACGTTATACGAAGAAGATACTGAACCCGGAAACAAAACGTGGGAAGAAGGCGACCCGCTGCCGGGAACGCTGGATGAGTGGCAGGAATCGGAGGTGAAATCTGCCGGGCACATTTATAATTTAATGAAAAATGCATTTGGCCATACTTCCTATAATAATGGGGATGCACCAATGATTACCATTAATAACAGTCCGAATATTGATTGTCCGGATGCAAACTGGAACGGCGTTGTAACAAATTTTTGTACAGGTATCGCTTCCGATGACATTGTAGCTCATGAATGGGCACATGCTTACACCGAGTACACAAGCGGACTGGTATATGCATGGCAGCCGGGTGCGATCAACGAATCCTATTCCGACATCTGGGGCGAAACGGTTGATCAGCTCAATCGTTTCATGGACGAAGATGAAAGCAGCGAATTAAGAACCGATTGCGGAAGTTCGGCCCGATGGGAAGTAGGTGAAAAATCATTTGAATTTGAAGCAAGCGGGCGGGATATGTGGAACCCTAACTGCAAATCGGCTCCTGGGAAAATTACTGACCCTTTATACTGGTGTGCTTCGACAAGGGATGGCGGTGTACATGTCAACTCCGGTGTCCTGAACCATGCATATGCGTTGCTCGTCGATGGAGGGCAATATAACGGACAAACTATCAGAGGGCTCGGACTCACCAAAGCTGCCCATATTTTCTGGCATGCACAGGCGAATTATATGACGAAAACTACCGATTTTGCCGCGCAGGCTGATATCCTGGAAGCCTCATTGGCTGATCTGATGGGGGTAGGTCTTAATAGACTGTCTACTGATTTAATTCCCGGCGGATTATCCGGGGAAGTGATTACTGCCGATGATGCACGCGAATTGTCCAAAGTAATTGCAGCGGTTGAATTGAGAACCAATAATAATTGCAATTTTCAGACTATACTTCAACCTCTGGCTGCCATTTGCATCGGTGGATCACGTACAAATTCTTTTTTTATGAAGATTTTGAAGCCGGAATGGCAAATTGGAAAGTGGGAAATGCGGGTAGTAAAGGCACTTGGACACCCCGTAACTGGGTGCTGGATGCTACCGCTCCCGGAGGAAGAACCGGCAACGTTGTTTATGGAGTTGATTATACCGGAGGAGATTGCGGTGTTGATTTTCAAAACGGCGTTATAA
- a CDS encoding OmpL47-type beta-barrel domain-containing protein, giving the protein MIKFTHKGLSLKITIRYAYFILILSCFFTNSATSGPLGGLLLKGGNKSDNKVLNHSNYKTVLADGCSPVSTLPCSDLQVGLPYTLTFTDPVANTLPDKNGAGTGFTTVNTYSGTRLSADGQPANTSVPGYEPSKITLTGGRLQLVTNKGIDFQTNNNQINLLGVKTAAVKNLQMEVKVINPVNKAQSQQAGLWYGLHDKTFIKLGISANKVELRKERNDISSTTAGTSNPDQRITAVVSGLNSKTVQLRMVIDSVAGTVNGFYSIDGGTTFINVGTGYSATGLDISAMNITGGNSYAGIFATYRNGTVIDTYTFDDFAVKDLTVVAPSFQTVNISFRPQSSAALSGYTSDNGLAFDASRKFGWISPTTKLPVDLKANMRQRTGTADARQLSHVEMQNNTGGQVPGSWEYVVPNGSYRVTVSAGDFNFIDSDHQVNVEGLPTITDFIATMAGKFRISTATVTVSDGKLTVDAAGGDHTKINFINISQATAITDASAPTAGARFVGTLKSANIYSNQVQVLLTASDVGASGLASLQYSINNGTYINYTAPFTLTASGAYALKVKAVDGNNNTTTTGTYNFSVVGSVSLAGMVLKNMNLFPADDQLVFSYINTPWRRTSPVTTEYNANHDKVTLRINSTGNENLTVRNLTLSNSSAWKILSVNGNTSPSLPITINAGAYADVTVQFMARNFTARIVTFSDTLTIVSNDATSPAKKVMLRGIWQRQGEGNYEPYAQEIISAFGFKSIVGYNANDGTVKGKTIMPNSSEIAAAYFVKADNSKPVTVYQMASYHGCCSTALVDTIKYVAKGSTVVQSLFAHNYLDSQSLLPRLLSSSTAPAMGTFNPTGAFRLAINTSSSDRTQNYGKLIGLRILKVVDSEGNIVPNAYFINVDYLGNTYTNYDYQDGIYYIENIKPETVAAISSDLTAASEANLRVAEEETPIGKILVYPNPSSGNDILLTATDFGTNEEITISVTSNMSDRKLHSEKFVTDQSGSASLKLKLKNRLSRGIYILNTESKSGIVRSRLLVE; this is encoded by the coding sequence ATGATCAAATTTACTCATAAAGGGCTTTCCCTGAAAATTACAATTCGTTACGCATACTTCATCTTAATCTTATCTTGTTTTTTTACTAATTCTGCCACAAGCGGTCCTTTGGGTGGATTACTACTTAAAGGAGGTAATAAAAGCGATAATAAAGTTCTCAACCATAGCAATTACAAAACTGTATTGGCAGATGGCTGTTCACCAGTGAGTACTCTACCTTGCTCGGATTTGCAGGTCGGCCTTCCTTATACATTAACATTTACTGATCCAGTTGCCAACACGTTGCCGGATAAAAACGGTGCAGGAACCGGTTTTACAACAGTTAATACTTATTCAGGAACCAGGTTATCGGCTGACGGACAGCCTGCTAATACGAGTGTACCAGGTTATGAGCCATCGAAAATTACGTTAACCGGCGGTCGTTTGCAGTTAGTCACTAATAAAGGCATAGATTTCCAGACCAATAACAATCAGATCAACTTACTTGGTGTCAAAACCGCCGCAGTCAAAAACCTGCAGATGGAAGTAAAAGTGATCAATCCTGTTAACAAAGCTCAATCACAACAGGCCGGTCTTTGGTACGGCCTTCATGATAAAACGTTTATTAAGCTTGGTATTAGTGCCAATAAAGTAGAGTTAAGAAAAGAACGTAACGACATCAGCAGTACCACGGCGGGAACTTCTAATCCCGATCAGCGCATTACGGCAGTTGTAAGCGGACTCAACTCCAAAACGGTACAGCTCAGAATGGTGATCGATTCGGTTGCCGGAACTGTAAACGGATTTTATTCAATTGATGGTGGTACTACTTTTATCAATGTAGGAACCGGATATTCTGCAACCGGGCTTGATATCAGTGCAATGAATATTACCGGTGGAAATTCCTATGCTGGGATTTTTGCAACTTACCGCAATGGCACTGTAATAGATACCTATACTTTTGATGACTTTGCAGTAAAAGATTTAACGGTTGTTGCACCCTCATTCCAAACAGTTAATATCAGTTTCAGGCCGCAAAGCAGTGCAGCACTTTCAGGATATACATCTGATAATGGCCTTGCTTTTGACGCTTCCCGTAAATTTGGCTGGATCAGCCCGACTACCAAACTTCCTGTTGACCTTAAAGCCAATATGCGCCAACGCACCGGAACGGCTGATGCAAGGCAACTTTCACACGTTGAAATGCAAAACAATACAGGCGGACAGGTACCAGGAAGCTGGGAATATGTAGTTCCCAATGGTTCTTACCGGGTTACGGTCAGTGCAGGAGATTTTAATTTTATCGACAGCGATCATCAGGTAAATGTAGAAGGCCTTCCCACGATCACCGATTTTATTGCCACTATGGCTGGTAAATTTCGTATTTCGACAGCAACTGTAACTGTTAGCGATGGCAAATTAACTGTTGATGCGGCGGGAGGAGACCATACCAAAATCAATTTTATTAATATCAGCCAGGCAACCGCTATAACAGACGCATCAGCACCGACTGCTGGTGCAAGATTTGTAGGTACGCTTAAATCTGCAAATATTTATTCAAATCAGGTACAGGTTTTGCTTACTGCTTCGGACGTTGGTGCTTCTGGCCTTGCTTCTTTACAGTATTCGATTAATAACGGAACATATATAAATTATACTGCTCCATTTACCCTCACTGCTTCTGGCGCTTACGCGTTGAAAGTTAAAGCGGTTGATGGCAATAACAATACTACAACAACGGGTACTTATAATTTCAGCGTTGTTGGTTCGGTAAGTTTGGCTGGTATGGTTCTGAAAAATATGAACCTCTTTCCGGCTGACGACCAGCTTGTTTTTTCCTATATTAATACTCCATGGAGAAGGACATCACCTGTAACGACTGAATATAACGCAAACCATGATAAAGTAACGCTGCGGATTAACAGCACTGGAAATGAAAACCTGACAGTGCGGAACCTGACCTTGTCGAATTCTTCAGCTTGGAAAATTTTATCGGTAAATGGAAATACTTCGCCAAGCCTGCCAATCACAATTAATGCAGGAGCTTATGCTGACGTAACAGTTCAGTTTATGGCAAGGAACTTTACAGCCCGGATTGTAACTTTCAGCGATACCCTTACTATTGTCAGCAATGACGCAACTTCTCCTGCTAAAAAAGTGATGCTGCGCGGTATATGGCAAAGACAGGGAGAGGGTAACTACGAGCCTTATGCACAGGAAATTATCAGTGCATTCGGATTCAAATCCATAGTTGGTTACAATGCCAACGACGGTACGGTAAAAGGTAAAACGATCATGCCAAATTCCAGCGAAATAGCAGCTGCTTATTTTGTAAAAGCGGATAACAGCAAACCTGTAACGGTGTATCAGATGGCTTCTTACCATGGATGCTGCTCTACTGCACTGGTTGATACCATTAAATATGTTGCCAAGGGCTCAACTGTTGTACAGTCATTGTTCGCACATAATTACCTCGATTCCCAATCATTGTTACCCCGTTTGCTCAGTTCGTCGACTGCACCGGCAATGGGGACTTTTAATCCGACTGGTGCTTTCCGCCTGGCTATCAATACTTCATCATCGGACAGAACCCAGAATTATGGCAAGCTGATCGGTTTGAGGATATTGAAAGTAGTTGACAGTGAAGGAAATATCGTACCAAATGCCTATTTTATCAATGTAGATTATCTGGGTAATACTTACACCAATTATGATTACCAGGATGGTATTTATTATATAGAAAATATCAAGCCAGAAACAGTTGCGGCAATTAGTTCTGACCTGACTGCTGCATCTGAAGCGAATCTGAGAGTTGCCGAAGAAGAAACACCTATTGGTAAAATACTGGTTTATCCTAATCCAAGCTCAGGAAATGACATTTTGCTGACTGCCACTGATTTTGGAACAAATGAAGAAATAACAATTTCGGTCACTTCAAATATGTCGGACAGGAAATTGCATTCTGAAAAGTTTGTAACAGACCAATCGGGAAGTGCCAGTTTAAAATTAAAACTTAAAAATCGCCTGAGCAGAGGTATTTACATTCTGAATACGGAGTCCAAATCAGGCATAGTTCGCTCCCGACTGCTGGTGGAATAA